A window of Corallococcus macrosporus DSM 14697 contains these coding sequences:
- a CDS encoding polysaccharide lyase, translating into MTQLLRLAALVSLIPAFASADVVWKGDFETGNTSQWTRSQSVSNSRLQVVTDVVREGRYALKATVRQGDDPIGASGNRNELLYISQEQADSTWYYKWSTLFPADYPLDDGWQVFAQWHQMGCCGSPPVEFYVRGEEMHLRVGGVKGQVLWTAPLNRGDWHDFVLQVKWSSDAKKGFVQLWHNDEVVVPKTFIATQFGKELNYLKLGLYRDDAIRPEASVYHDGFTMASTLEAVMPPPPAPEPAPVPEPTPEPEPTLPAPEEVPSEELPDAPIVQTPDTRPQSRWGITSPEDLLNPEDPMSAGAQGCNASGGGTAGVSLTAAMGLLCFAALFARRRKPARVRAVARR; encoded by the coding sequence TTGACGCAGCTGCTTCGACTCGCCGCCCTGGTGTCTCTGATTCCCGCGTTCGCCTCCGCGGACGTGGTGTGGAAAGGCGACTTCGAGACGGGCAATACCTCGCAGTGGACGCGCAGTCAGAGCGTCTCCAACAGCCGTCTCCAGGTGGTGACGGACGTGGTTCGCGAGGGCCGCTATGCGTTGAAGGCCACGGTGCGCCAGGGCGATGACCCCATTGGCGCCAGCGGCAACCGCAATGAATTGCTCTACATCAGCCAGGAGCAGGCGGACTCCACCTGGTACTACAAGTGGAGCACCCTCTTCCCCGCGGACTACCCGCTCGACGACGGCTGGCAGGTCTTCGCGCAGTGGCACCAGATGGGCTGCTGCGGCTCTCCTCCGGTGGAGTTCTACGTGCGCGGTGAAGAGATGCACCTGCGCGTGGGCGGCGTGAAGGGCCAGGTGCTGTGGACGGCGCCGCTCAACCGCGGTGACTGGCACGACTTCGTGTTGCAGGTGAAGTGGTCGTCGGACGCGAAGAAGGGCTTCGTCCAGCTCTGGCACAACGACGAGGTCGTCGTGCCGAAGACGTTCATCGCGACGCAGTTCGGCAAGGAGCTGAACTACCTGAAGCTGGGCCTGTACCGCGACGACGCCATCCGTCCGGAGGCCAGCGTGTACCACGACGGCTTCACCATGGCCTCCACGCTGGAGGCGGTGATGCCGCCCCCGCCGGCGCCGGAACCCGCGCCAGTGCCTGAGCCCACGCCGGAGCCCGAGCCCACGCTCCCCGCGCCGGAGGAGGTGCCATCCGAGGAGCTCCCCGACGCGCCCATCGTCCAGACGCCCGACACACGGCCGCAGAGCCGCTGGGGCATCACCTCGCCCGAGGACCTCCTCAACCCGGAGGACCCGATGAGCGCTGGCGCCCAGGGCTGCAATGCCTCGGGCGGTGGCACCGCGGGGGTGTCCCTCACCGCCGCCATGGGGCTGCTCTGCTTCGCCGCGCTGTTCGCCCGGCGCCGCAAGCCCGCGCGGGTTCGCGCCGTCGCGCGGCGCTGA
- a CDS encoding metal-dependent hydrolase, producing the protein MNPIVHAELAWLAAQGLRERRDRILVTCAGLAPDLDGLTLLAGEASYARYHHVLFHGYVGAIVTAVACAALARQRLRVAALSLFAFHLHLLCDLAGSGPGWPIYYSWPTSMREWFWEGQWDLASWQNAVIGLASTLLCLACALRYRRTFVEVFSARWDAEVTRTLRRRFLREDFVREP; encoded by the coding sequence ATGAATCCCATCGTCCATGCTGAGTTGGCCTGGCTCGCGGCGCAGGGCCTGCGTGAGCGCAGGGACCGCATCCTCGTCACCTGCGCGGGGCTGGCACCGGACCTGGATGGGCTCACGCTGCTCGCGGGCGAGGCGTCTTACGCCAGGTACCACCATGTCCTCTTCCATGGGTACGTGGGTGCCATCGTGACAGCGGTGGCCTGCGCGGCGCTGGCGCGTCAGCGGTTGCGGGTGGCGGCCTTGTCCCTGTTCGCCTTCCACCTGCACCTGCTCTGCGACCTCGCGGGCAGCGGTCCGGGCTGGCCCATCTACTACTCCTGGCCCACGAGCATGCGGGAGTGGTTCTGGGAGGGGCAGTGGGACCTGGCCTCCTGGCAGAACGCGGTCATCGGGCTGGCCTCCACGCTGCTGTGCCTGGCGTGCGCGCTGCGCTACCGCCGGACCTTCGTGGAGGTGTTCTCCGCCCGGTGGGACGCGGAAGTCACGCGCACGCTGCGCCGCCGGTTCCTCCGTGAGGATTTCGTGCGGGAACCATGA
- a CDS encoding MarR family winged helix-turn-helix transcriptional regulator, with protein MSTRPPTSPTPSAVPRYERLRRLALRFPELDASAIETCITLLRASHDLSGAYETHLGRHGLSMGRFMVLVRLLTTEDDAVERVSGLTPADLAESSGVSRATMTGLLDTLEKDDLISREDHPEDRRMYTVRLTPKARQLLEGVLPDHYRRIAALMAPLSEEERTTLRTLLAKVTAGLPLLKDP; from the coding sequence GTGTCTACTCGACCTCCTACTTCCCCGACACCCTCGGCGGTGCCGCGCTACGAGCGGCTCCGGCGTCTGGCGCTGCGCTTCCCAGAGCTCGACGCGAGCGCCATCGAGACGTGCATCACCCTGCTGCGGGCTTCGCACGACTTGTCGGGGGCCTATGAGACGCACCTGGGCCGCCATGGCCTGTCGATGGGGCGCTTCATGGTGCTGGTCCGCCTCCTCACCACCGAGGATGACGCGGTGGAGCGCGTGAGTGGGCTCACGCCCGCGGACCTCGCGGAGAGCTCGGGCGTCAGCCGGGCCACGATGACGGGGCTGCTGGACACGCTGGAGAAGGACGACCTCATCTCCCGCGAGGACCATCCGGAGGACCGCCGCATGTACACGGTGCGCCTCACGCCCAAGGCCCGGCAGCTCCTCGAAGGCGTGCTGCCGGACCACTACCGGCGGATCGCCGCGCTGATGGCGCCCCTGAGCGAAGAGGAGCGCACCACGCTGCGGACCTTGCTGGCCAAGGTCACCGCGGGGCTCCCCCTGCTCAAGGACCCCTGA
- a CDS encoding DUF6310 domain-containing protein, protein MAAPEIIVGAVIVVGVVAVAVAVKEALDTHEFRGSSPEELDSESQTTKFAPRAISANQKPKPEPSGQDWFPPVPHEPRTRERRPECSPKRVPPKGGNVLHNWCADNVPFNAFRGANVLVNGKTYDALQPAARTLWEVKTTAIETYNPFVQRTELQKQVEEGRRERDLATTCGYDFVVGVRTEAHEQLLRNTAPDLKVVLMTWCQEP, encoded by the coding sequence TTGGCTGCGCCTGAGATCATTGTGGGGGCTGTGATCGTCGTTGGCGTGGTGGCGGTGGCCGTCGCCGTCAAGGAAGCATTGGACACGCATGAGTTTCGGGGGAGTAGTCCGGAGGAACTGGACTCCGAGTCCCAAACAACGAAGTTCGCACCGCGGGCCATCTCAGCGAATCAAAAGCCCAAACCAGAGCCATCGGGACAGGACTGGTTCCCTCCAGTGCCGCATGAGCCGCGAACTCGAGAGCGCCGCCCGGAGTGCAGTCCCAAGCGCGTTCCGCCCAAGGGCGGAAACGTGCTACACAACTGGTGCGCAGACAACGTGCCGTTCAATGCATTCCGTGGAGCCAATGTGCTCGTCAACGGCAAGACCTACGATGCGTTGCAGCCCGCAGCGCGGACTCTCTGGGAGGTGAAGACCACCGCCATCGAAACGTACAATCCTTTCGTTCAGCGGACTGAACTTCAAAAGCAAGTGGAGGAGGGGCGACGCGAGCGAGACCTCGCCACGACCTGTGGATATGACTTTGTCGTTGGCGTTCGCACCGAAGCACACGAGCAACTCCTCAGGAATACGGCGCCCGACCTCAAGGTCGTACTCATGACGTGGTGCCAAGAACCATGA